One part of the Methylobacterium terrae genome encodes these proteins:
- the lptB gene encoding LPS export ABC transporter ATP-binding protein, translated as MPAASRLGRLFGRGRRAPPALALEGDGAADGFGGPGILAVAGLKKSYGARTVVHDAGLTVRNGEAVGLLGPNGAGKTTIFYMITGLVSADRGTISLDGQEITRLPMYQRARLGIGYLPQEASIFRGLNVEDNIRAVLEVVEPDRKARERKLDSLLDEFNITRLRKSPSIALSGGERRRCEIARALASSPSFMLLDEPFAGIDPIAVGDIQELVMHLKGRGIGVLITDHNVRETLGLIDRAYIVHSGRILTEGTPDEIVANEDVRRLYLGEDFRL; from the coding sequence ATGCCCGCCGCCTCGCGCCTCGGGCGCCTGTTCGGCCGCGGGCGCCGGGCGCCGCCGGCCCTCGCCCTCGAGGGCGACGGCGCCGCCGACGGCTTCGGCGGGCCCGGCATCCTGGCGGTGGCGGGCCTCAAGAAGAGCTACGGCGCCCGCACCGTGGTGCACGATGCCGGCCTGACCGTGCGCAACGGCGAGGCGGTCGGCCTGCTGGGCCCGAACGGGGCCGGCAAGACCACGATCTTCTACATGATCACCGGCCTCGTCTCGGCCGATCGCGGCACGATCAGCCTCGACGGGCAGGAGATCACCCGCCTGCCGATGTACCAGCGGGCGCGCCTCGGCATCGGCTACCTGCCGCAGGAGGCCTCGATCTTCCGCGGCCTCAACGTCGAGGACAACATCCGGGCGGTGCTCGAGGTGGTCGAGCCCGACCGCAAGGCCCGCGAGCGCAAGCTCGACTCGCTCCTCGACGAGTTCAACATCACCCGCCTGCGCAAGTCGCCCTCGATCGCGCTCTCGGGCGGCGAGCGGCGGCGCTGCGAGATCGCCCGCGCGCTCGCCTCCTCGCCGTCCTTCATGCTGCTCGACGAGCCCTTCGCGGGCATCGACCCGATCGCGGTCGGGGACATCCAGGAACTGGTGATGCACCTCAAGGGCCGCGGCATCGGCGTGCTCATCACCGACCACAACGTGCGCGAGACGCTCGGCTTGATCGACCGGGCCTACATCGTCCATTCGGGCCGCATCCTCACCGAGGGCACCCCCGACGAGATCGTGGCGAACGAGGACGTGCGCCGGCTCTACCTCGGCGAGGATTTCCGGCTCTAG